A window of Bradyrhizobium sp. AZCC 1719 genomic DNA:
AACGATCGGGATATTGCGCTTCCTGGCGACGTCCCGCGCGGTGAGCGCGAGGTTCTGCGCGAATTCCTGATCCGCCGTCAATAGCGCCATGTTCTTGCCGCCGGCCTTTTGCGCCAGGTCGAGGAACGAAGCCGCCCAGCTATCGGCCGGCCCCCAGGGTGCATTGTTGAACCACATGTCGTGGCCGACCTTGCTGTTCACCTGGAACGAGAAATTCCCCATCAACAAGAGGCCGCGCTGCTTGACGAACGGCATGATCGGCGCGGTCGGTACCGTTGCATAGGGCGCGAACAGCAGGTCGACCTTGTCGACGTCGACCAGCTTGGCGTAGATCGCGGGCGTCTCCGATGCGCTCGACTTGTCGTCATAGACGACCAGTTCGACCTTGCGGCCGAGCAGCCCACCCTTGGCATTGATGTCGTCGCGCCAGATCTCGATGCCGAGCAACGACGCCTTGCCGCCGCCGGCGAGGCCGCCGGTCTGCGGCATCGACATGCCGATCTTGATCGGCGGCTGCTGGGCAAGAGCGCTCGACCCGTGCCCTACCACCGCGACGGCCATTGCGCCGCCCAGGAATGTTCTGCGTTTCATCGCTTCCCCCTTATGTCGTTGTATTTCTGCGTCCGCCGGATCTTCGCCCGGCTGCGGTGAAGTGGATCGTGTCAGTCTCGGGCTAGCCGCCGGCACCCGCCGGAGCCGGTTCGCTTTTGGCTTGTTTCATGATCGCCGACGGATCGGCGCCGACGCGCCCACTGGTCTTGTCGGCGGCACTTTCGCGCGACAACCGCATGTCGAAGCGGATGCTCGGCATGCCCTTGATCGGGCAGCCCGGATCATTGGCCACGACGTCGACGGCAAGATCGCCCGACGAGCCGAACACGACATCATCGGCCAGATGGGGATCGTCGCGCAGATAGAGCGCCGTGACCAGTTCGCGATAACCGGCTGCGCCGACCAGGAAGTGAATATGCGCCGGCCGCATGCCATGCCGCGCCTGCGCCTTCACCATCGCGCCGACCGGGCCATCCATCGGGATCGAATAGCCGAGCGGCTTGACGGTGCGCAGCACATAGAGGCCATCGGCATCGGTGGCGAACACACCGCGGTAGTCGACCGAGGTCGCGCTGGCCTGGATGTCATAGAGGCCATCGGCGCCGGTCTGCCAGATCGAGACGGTGGC
This region includes:
- a CDS encoding dioxygenase family protein; this translates as MRELTPETITDAVLDQMATTPDPRLKEIMASAVKHLHAFAREVNLTPAEWIKGIEFMTAAGKMCSPERQEFILLSDTLGLSALVNGLHDATALEEATHTSLLGPFYREATPTLAAGSSIAKNPKPGSECVLYGRVTDAAGKPVAGATVSIWQTGADGLYDIQASATSVDYRGVFATDADGLYVLRTVKPLGYSIPMDGPVGAMVKAQARHGMRPAHIHFLVGAAGYRELVTALYLRDDPHLADDVVFGSSGDLAVDVVANDPGCPIKGMPSIRFDMRLSRESAADKTSGRVGADPSAIMKQAKSEPAPAGAGG